The following proteins come from a genomic window of Magnetococcales bacterium:
- a CDS encoding TRAP transporter small permease: MSRLLDHLEEWLIILLMGSSTVIVFVAVVHRYALGIPWLFEPMSHFSTSWAQEVCIYLFIWMAKFGAAYGVRTGIHVGVDVVVKGLREDLRHKVILFGLLSGAVFTAIIGSLGAHFVWAISRTEQTSPDLELPMWLVYLCIPLGSSLMCWRFLQVAWGFYHTRTLPRHDHLPLGNPYENEEPHPS; the protein is encoded by the coding sequence ATGTCGCGCCTTCTGGATCATCTGGAAGAGTGGTTGATCATCCTGTTGATGGGAAGTTCCACGGTGATCGTGTTTGTGGCGGTGGTGCATCGTTATGCCTTGGGCATTCCCTGGCTGTTTGAACCCATGTCGCACTTTTCAACCAGTTGGGCACAGGAGGTGTGCATCTATCTGTTCATCTGGATGGCAAAATTCGGGGCGGCCTATGGGGTGCGTACCGGAATTCATGTGGGCGTGGATGTGGTGGTCAAAGGCCTGCGTGAGGACCTGCGTCACAAGGTGATTCTCTTCGGCCTGCTGAGCGGCGCTGTTTTTACGGCGATCATTGGTTCACTGGGGGCGCATTTTGTCTGGGCCATCAGCCGCACCGAACAGACATCCCCGGATCTGGAACTCCCCATGTGGCTGGTCTATCTCTGCATTCCACTGGGATCATCCCTGATGTGCTGGCGTTTTTTGCAAGTGGCCTGGGGCTTTTACCACACCAGAACCTTGCCCCGCCATGATCACCTCCCATTGGGCAACCCATACGAAAATGAGGAGCCGCATCCGTCATGA
- the asnB gene encoding asparagine synthase (glutamine-hydrolyzing): MCGICGVVLRSGEAVRSELIEPMNQSLAHRGPDGQGVFMGGHAALGHRRLAMLDLSGGAQPMASSDGRYHMVYNGEVYNFLELRTQLEALGHKFTTRSDTEVVLQAFCHWGTEAFARFNGMFALAIWDSHEQDMFLARDRFGIKPLYTITQNGRLALASEIKAFYGLDWWDRSLDPLAVDEFFSYLVIPEPRTIYQAVRSFPPAHWGVYRQGTLTCQRFWDARFEPSGLSWNDAVEGLHEAMDRSIRMCLRSDVPVGAFLSGGVDSGGVVSYASTAQSGLQTFSCGFSDAPTYNELPLARELAQKFRTSHHELDMPLNPEHVIDLAREVLQACDQPFADYSALAQLELARFAGQRVKTVLSGDGGDEIFGGYPTVYAPVLAQGYRMIPRLLRRGLRSLSDGLPVSSRRIGMDYLAKRFVRGAELPLERAHFAWKEATFAEDKYVLYTENFLGRLHGHDAFAPMEQAFGRVSLAEQPVHRLLYVDMNTFLRDDNLPKVDRTSMAVSLEVRLPLLNNDVVDFMLGLPPAYKIRPFSTKRLYRRLLDRQLPARVLKGKKKGFTPPMNAWLKGGLSGWARDTLGSSSLADLHVIRPHQALAFLEQHRAGRADHNRMLWCCLMLALWSETDTKAAP, translated from the coding sequence ATGTGTGGCATTTGTGGGGTGGTTCTGAGGTCTGGGGAAGCGGTTCGATCAGAATTAATTGAACCCATGAACCAAAGTTTGGCGCATCGGGGACCCGATGGTCAGGGAGTATTCATGGGTGGTCATGCGGCTCTGGGCCATAGACGCTTGGCCATGCTTGACTTGTCTGGTGGTGCCCAGCCCATGGCCAGCTCAGATGGTCGTTATCATATGGTCTATAACGGGGAGGTCTACAATTTCCTGGAATTGCGCACTCAACTCGAAGCTTTGGGTCATAAATTTACCACTCGATCCGATACGGAGGTGGTCCTTCAGGCTTTTTGTCACTGGGGTACGGAGGCCTTTGCCAGGTTTAACGGCATGTTTGCTCTGGCCATATGGGACAGTCATGAGCAGGACATGTTTCTGGCGCGGGATCGTTTTGGCATCAAGCCTTTATATACGATTACCCAGAACGGACGTTTGGCCCTGGCTTCGGAGATCAAGGCATTTTATGGACTGGATTGGTGGGATCGGTCTCTGGATCCTCTGGCTGTGGATGAGTTTTTCAGTTACCTGGTCATTCCTGAACCCCGAACCATCTATCAGGCTGTGCGATCTTTTCCTCCGGCACATTGGGGTGTTTATCGACAGGGGACCCTGACTTGTCAGCGTTTTTGGGATGCCCGGTTCGAGCCGTCCGGCCTTTCCTGGAATGACGCTGTTGAAGGCTTGCATGAGGCCATGGACCGCTCGATCCGTATGTGCCTACGAAGTGATGTGCCGGTGGGGGCTTTTCTTTCCGGGGGAGTGGATTCTGGTGGTGTAGTCTCTTACGCATCCACGGCACAATCCGGCCTGCAAACTTTCAGTTGTGGGTTTTCGGATGCGCCAACTTACAATGAATTGCCTCTGGCTCGGGAATTGGCGCAAAAATTTCGGACCAGTCACCATGAACTGGACATGCCTCTGAATCCGGAACACGTCATAGATCTGGCCAGGGAAGTCCTGCAAGCTTGTGATCAACCATTTGCTGACTACTCAGCCCTGGCTCAACTGGAATTGGCCCGTTTTGCCGGTCAACGGGTCAAAACCGTCCTTTCCGGAGATGGTGGTGATGAAATTTTTGGTGGGTATCCAACGGTATATGCCCCTGTTTTGGCTCAAGGGTATCGGATGATTCCCAGGCTGTTGCGTCGGGGTTTGCGATCCTTGTCAGATGGTTTGCCTGTTTCCAGTCGCCGTATCGGTATGGATTACCTGGCCAAACGTTTTGTCCGTGGAGCGGAACTTCCTTTGGAACGAGCGCATTTTGCCTGGAAGGAGGCGACGTTTGCGGAAGATAAATATGTACTTTACACCGAAAATTTTTTGGGGCGTCTACACGGGCATGATGCTTTTGCACCCATGGAGCAAGCCTTTGGCCGGGTGTCTCTGGCAGAACAACCGGTGCATCGTTTGCTGTATGTCGATATGAATACATTTTTACGGGATGACAATCTTCCCAAGGTTGATCGCACGAGCATGGCGGTTTCTCTTGAGGTACGTTTGCCGTTGCTGAACAATGATGTGGTGGATTTCATGTTGGGTTTGCCTCCGGCGTATAAAATTCGTCCATTTTCCACCAAACGTTTGTATCGCCGTTTGCTTGACCGGCAGTTGCCTGCCAGGGTACTCAAAGGCAAGAAAAAAGGTTTCACACCTCCCATGAATGCCTGGTTGAAGGGAGGACTGTCAGGCTGGGCCAGGGATACATTGGGATCTTCATCCCTGGCTGATCTGCATGTGATTCGACCTCATCAGGCCCTGGCTTTTTTGGAGCAGCACCGGGCCGGAAGAGCGGATCACAATCGAATGCTGTGGTGTTGCCTGATGCTGGCTCTTTGGTCAGAAACCGACACAAAGGCAGCGCCATGA
- a CDS encoding adenylate/guanylate cyclase domain-containing protein has translation MERWRLYSGLVLMAFVLTHFLNHALGIFSIPLMSSGGEYLTELWDLKPLSALLTLALIVHPSLALWTLFRRRNFRLPHWQLWQIGIGILIPFYLVDHLLLNLVLGHVTRFHTSYDFILTSVWQIQPLQGLKLGVGVILVWIHLTLGFRQWQGHRPWFARWRPVLLVTAFLFPTLTLTGYIASGNRAPHPDQQPYLVQEIIAESHFTPKMSTWIRQSSHYLTLGGVGCLILLFFARKMRLQRLLQGSAPKLFYRDNFILNIPNGATVLEVVQREGIAHAAICGGRGRCSVCRVRIGQGSEHLPPPNAVERQVLNRVGAPETVRLACQIRPRANLEVTPQLPPSASMSDCLPDSGQKHGREAEVAILFADLRGFTTLAENRLPFDVVFILNQYFKLMGKSVEESGGYLDKFIGDGVMALFGIETGLAAGCRAALHCAQRVDAGLVTLNEHLQHELNQPLKVGIGIHAGNVILGEMGYGITRHLTALGDAVNIASRLEGATKELGVQLVISEVVALQGGINPSAFQKTEMSIRGRTEPLSIRAIPSASSLQLSTPSTVDLSN, from the coding sequence ATGGAACGATGGCGCCTTTATAGTGGCTTGGTGTTGATGGCCTTTGTCCTGACGCACTTTCTGAATCACGCTCTGGGAATTTTTTCAATCCCTCTTATGAGCAGTGGCGGAGAATACCTGACTGAACTCTGGGATTTAAAGCCCTTGTCGGCACTCCTGACTCTGGCTCTGATCGTTCACCCATCCCTGGCACTTTGGACACTTTTCCGTCGTCGCAATTTTCGTCTGCCACATTGGCAGCTTTGGCAGATTGGGATCGGCATTCTGATTCCTTTCTACCTTGTGGACCATTTACTGCTCAATCTGGTGCTGGGACATGTCACCCGGTTTCACACCAGTTATGATTTCATTCTCACCTCCGTCTGGCAAATCCAACCCCTGCAAGGTCTGAAACTCGGTGTCGGTGTCATTCTGGTCTGGATCCATCTGACCTTGGGGTTTCGCCAATGGCAAGGTCATCGTCCCTGGTTTGCTCGTTGGCGTCCTGTCCTGCTCGTCACGGCCTTCCTGTTCCCCACTTTGACCCTGACCGGCTATATTGCCTCCGGCAACCGTGCCCCCCATCCAGACCAGCAACCCTATCTGGTGCAAGAGATCATTGCCGAATCACATTTCACACCGAAAATGTCCACCTGGATCCGTCAATCCAGTCACTATCTGACCCTGGGAGGAGTCGGTTGTCTCATTTTGCTTTTTTTTGCCCGCAAAATGCGTCTGCAAAGGTTGCTACAGGGTTCAGCCCCCAAGCTTTTCTATCGGGACAATTTTATTCTGAACATTCCCAACGGAGCTACAGTATTGGAGGTGGTACAAAGGGAAGGGATCGCTCATGCAGCCATTTGCGGTGGCCGTGGCCGATGCAGCGTCTGCCGGGTCCGTATTGGCCAGGGCAGTGAACATCTCCCTCCGCCGAATGCTGTCGAACGCCAGGTCCTGAATCGCGTTGGTGCCCCGGAAACGGTTCGTCTCGCCTGCCAGATTCGGCCCCGCGCCAATCTGGAAGTCACCCCCCAACTCCCCCCGTCGGCTTCCATGAGCGATTGCCTGCCTGACTCCGGCCAGAAGCATGGCCGAGAAGCAGAAGTGGCCATTCTGTTTGCCGATTTGCGTGGTTTTACCACCCTGGCCGAAAATCGTCTGCCGTTCGATGTCGTCTTCATCCTGAATCAATATTTCAAGCTGATGGGAAAATCAGTCGAAGAATCGGGAGGCTATCTCGATAAATTCATAGGCGATGGTGTCATGGCCCTGTTCGGTATCGAGACAGGTCTTGCGGCGGGATGTCGAGCCGCCTTGCACTGTGCCCAGCGTGTCGATGCCGGACTCGTCACCCTGAACGAACACCTGCAACACGAACTCAACCAACCCCTCAAGGTCGGCATCGGCATCCATGCCGGCAACGTCATCCTGGGCGAAATGGGCTACGGAATCACCCGCCACCTGACAGCCCTGGGCGATGCCGTCAACATTGCCAGCCGCCTGGAAGGGGCCACCAAGGAGTTGGGCGTCCAACTCGTCATCTCCGAAGTCGTGGCCCTTCAGGGAGGCATCAACCCCTCTGCTTTTCAAAAAACTGAAATGTCAATTCGTGGCCGCACCGAACCCTTAAGCATCCGTGCCATCCCCTCGGCTTCAAGTCTCCAATTATCGACACCATCTACCGTTGACCTGTCGAACTGA
- a CDS encoding radical SAM protein, giving the protein MSILYAASVAIEAGLDVLFLDALGERLTLEQTRDRCQGYDVVVVLTSTMTFAEDMHVLKSIKSVYPDLRVVLFGSHPTFLPEHCLAHELVTAVVMREPEYALRDLLLAWDQKKPWEDVPGIAYRMAGKVHINPAYPYIKNLDDMPIPHRHLLPKGEQYYNPLIRKYPYVTMLTSRGCPAKCTFCTAPYSLGMSLRVRSAASVLKEMSLVAEQGCKTVYFRDETFCAYKKRNVEICKGLISRGIRLQWIANAISGELDEDYLQLMKKAGLCQLKFGVETGNAEILARANKKIDLNTVRKELAMCRKIGIRTHAHMMLGMPGETRQTIENTFRFIHEAAPTTVTYSVCSPYPGTPLFEEISKLVPSAVIVPSDDLHIKQLHTVSYYNEHFTELTNQEIEAAVQEGYRRFYTRPAYLLRSLLDIRSFREAISLFRSGWNVMFFSLSGDK; this is encoded by the coding sequence TTGTCCATCCTCTATGCGGCTTCCGTGGCCATCGAGGCAGGACTTGACGTGCTGTTTCTGGATGCCTTGGGAGAGAGATTGACCCTTGAGCAAACACGGGACAGGTGTCAGGGATATGATGTGGTGGTGGTGCTGACTTCCACCATGACCTTTGCCGAAGATATGCATGTTCTGAAAAGCATTAAGTCGGTGTATCCTGATCTGCGCGTGGTGTTGTTTGGTTCCCACCCCACTTTTTTACCGGAACATTGCCTGGCCCATGAACTGGTGACTGCTGTTGTGATGCGGGAGCCAGAGTATGCACTGCGGGATTTGCTGTTGGCTTGGGACCAGAAGAAGCCATGGGAGGATGTGCCGGGAATTGCCTATCGCATGGCGGGCAAGGTTCATATCAATCCAGCCTATCCTTATATCAAAAATCTGGATGACATGCCCATTCCTCATCGCCATCTCCTGCCCAAGGGAGAACAGTACTACAATCCGCTGATTAGAAAATATCCCTATGTTACCATGTTGACCAGTCGGGGGTGTCCCGCCAAGTGTACCTTTTGTACAGCCCCGTATTCCCTGGGAATGTCGTTGCGGGTGCGTTCGGCGGCCTCCGTATTGAAGGAAATGTCACTGGTTGCCGAACAGGGGTGCAAAACAGTCTATTTTCGAGACGAAACTTTCTGTGCTTATAAAAAAAGAAACGTGGAAATATGCAAGGGACTTATCTCTCGTGGCATCCGTTTGCAGTGGATAGCCAACGCCATATCCGGTGAATTGGATGAGGATTACCTGCAATTAATGAAAAAAGCCGGTTTGTGCCAGCTTAAATTCGGGGTAGAGACCGGCAATGCTGAAATCTTGGCTCGGGCCAATAAGAAGATTGATTTAAACACGGTCCGCAAAGAATTGGCCATGTGCCGAAAAATTGGCATTCGAACCCATGCCCACATGATGCTTGGCATGCCGGGGGAAACTCGACAGACCATTGAAAATACATTCCGTTTTATCCACGAAGCGGCCCCCACGACAGTGACCTATTCGGTTTGTTCCCCCTATCCGGGTACGCCTCTGTTCGAAGAGATTAGTAAATTGGTTCCCTCTGCGGTCATTGTACCGTCAGATGACCTCCATATCAAACAACTCCACACGGTCAGCTATTACAATGAACACTTCACTGAATTGACCAACCAGGAGATCGAAGCGGCTGTTCAGGAGGGTTACCGGCGTTTTTACACCCGCCCCGCTTATCTTCTGCGCAGTTTGTTGGATATTCGAAGTTTCAGGGAAGCCATATCCCTGTTCCGGTCTGGCTGGAATGTGATGTTTTTCAGCCTCTCGGGAGATAAATAA
- a CDS encoding TRAP transporter large permease subunit: MSGIIIFGLLAVLLITGMPISIALGLTVLIYLFALTQVPIEAVALKLFTGIERFEIMAIPFFILAGAFLTHGGVARRMIRFANALVGHWHGGLGLTGVVSCALFAAISGSSPATVVAIGSILMPAMVRAGFPKEFGTGAITSAGALGILIPPSIVMVMYAISTNTSVGALFMAGLVPGLVLALMLGFVTWERARRFKYPRQPKASWRERWQALRDSIWGVSLIFVVMGGIYSGLFTPTEAAGISAVYAFIVAVFVYGDLKIADLPKVLLDAANMSAMLLYIITNAILFSFLLTYENIPQTLTTWMLNQGFGVVMFLLVVNLVLLLAGDFMEPSSIILVMAPLLFPVATKMGIHPVHFGIILTVNMEIGMVTPPVGLNLYIASGINRMGLTEVTMACLPWMIAMLVFLILVTYWPALSLWLPARLGML; this comes from the coding sequence ATGAGCGGGATCATCATTTTCGGTTTGTTGGCAGTGTTGTTGATCACCGGCATGCCAATCTCCATCGCCCTGGGATTGACCGTGCTGATATACCTCTTCGCCCTGACCCAGGTTCCCATCGAGGCCGTGGCCCTGAAACTGTTCACCGGCATTGAACGTTTTGAAATCATGGCCATACCCTTTTTTATCCTGGCGGGTGCTTTTTTGACCCATGGAGGGGTGGCGCGGCGCATGATTCGTTTTGCCAATGCCCTGGTGGGACACTGGCATGGTGGCCTGGGCTTGACGGGTGTGGTCTCCTGCGCCTTGTTCGCGGCGATTTCGGGATCTTCGCCTGCCACGGTGGTGGCCATTGGTTCGATTTTGATGCCGGCCATGGTGCGTGCCGGGTTTCCCAAGGAGTTTGGCACCGGGGCCATCACCTCTGCCGGTGCCCTGGGGATTCTCATTCCTCCTTCGATTGTCATGGTGATGTACGCCATTTCCACCAACACATCGGTCGGGGCATTGTTCATGGCCGGGCTTGTGCCGGGGTTGGTGCTGGCCTTGATGTTGGGGTTTGTCACCTGGGAACGGGCGCGTCGCTTCAAATATCCCCGCCAGCCCAAGGCCAGTTGGAGAGAACGCTGGCAGGCCTTGCGGGACAGTATTTGGGGCGTCTCCCTGATTTTTGTTGTGATGGGGGGGATCTACTCCGGACTTTTCACGCCCACGGAAGCAGCGGGCATCAGCGCCGTCTACGCCTTCATTGTGGCCGTTTTTGTCTATGGCGATCTGAAAATCGCCGATTTGCCCAAGGTGTTGTTGGATGCCGCCAACATGAGCGCCATGCTCTTGTACATCATCACCAATGCCATCCTCTTTTCGTTTCTGCTGACCTATGAAAACATTCCACAAACCCTGACCACCTGGATGTTGAATCAGGGGTTTGGCGTGGTGATGTTTTTATTGGTCGTCAATCTGGTTCTGCTCCTGGCCGGCGATTTCATGGAACCTTCCTCCATCATTCTGGTCATGGCACCGCTTTTGTTTCCCGTGGCGACGAAAATGGGTATCCATCCGGTCCATTTTGGCATCATTCTCACTGTCAATATGGAAATTGGCATGGTGACCCCGCCAGTTGGTCTGAATCTCTATATTGCCAGTGGCATCAACCGCATGGGACTGACCGAGGTGACGATGGCCTGTCTGCCCTGGATGATTGCCATGCTGGTTTTTCTGATCCTGGTCACCTATTGGCCAGCCCTCTCTCTTTGGCTACCGGCCCGGTTGGGGATGTTGTGA
- a CDS encoding glycosyltransferase family 2 protein, translated as MDKRVTLADVVVVIPAYNEGPVIADTVRRALAVSRQWRVVVIDDGSEDDTSQQAIQAGADVIRHPYNRGNGSSVKTAIMNLEQPVVAILDADGQLPPEALPSMIQKMDQAEMVVGARHKDQMGGNWIRGLGNKILCLVASHISGHTIPDLTCGLRVFYRERALEFYHLYPTRFSFPSTSTLAFLTCNYRVEFHPIIQKPRPAGTESKIREFRDGIRFMAIIFRIVLLFHPWRFFLPLSFFLFLLGLIHEIVVLFIFGKLVLSGTFTILTMCAFFLFCFGLLSEQVAEMRVHLSHIVHGHSVNHRSLSFQYLKATMPHGGEPSVLSTRSGPENDPYN; from the coding sequence GTGGATAAGCGTGTGACTTTGGCCGATGTGGTCGTGGTGATTCCGGCTTATAACGAAGGACCAGTCATCGCCGATACTGTCAGGCGAGCACTGGCTGTGAGTCGGCAATGGCGGGTTGTGGTCATTGACGATGGTTCGGAAGACGATACGAGCCAACAGGCCATCCAGGCTGGTGCAGACGTGATCCGGCATCCCTATAACCGTGGTAACGGTTCCTCCGTAAAAACTGCGATCATGAATTTGGAACAGCCGGTTGTAGCGATATTGGATGCGGATGGACAGCTACCTCCCGAGGCCCTGCCAAGTATGATTCAAAAAATGGATCAGGCCGAAATGGTGGTCGGTGCCCGCCATAAAGACCAGATGGGTGGCAATTGGATCCGTGGCTTGGGAAATAAAATTCTTTGCCTGGTGGCCTCCCATATCTCTGGCCATACCATTCCCGATCTGACTTGTGGTCTGAGAGTTTTTTATCGAGAACGTGCCCTGGAATTTTATCATCTCTACCCAACGCGATTCTCTTTTCCATCGACCAGTACCCTGGCCTTTTTGACCTGCAACTATCGGGTTGAATTCCATCCCATTATACAAAAACCTCGACCTGCGGGAACAGAAAGCAAAATTCGGGAGTTTCGGGATGGCATACGCTTCATGGCCATCATTTTTCGCATTGTCTTATTGTTTCATCCTTGGCGTTTTTTTCTTCCTTTGAGCTTTTTTCTTTTCCTGTTGGGCTTAATACACGAAATAGTCGTTTTATTTATTTTTGGCAAGCTTGTCCTGAGTGGAACTTTTACTATCTTGACGATGTGTGCATTTTTCCTGTTTTGTTTCGGATTATTGTCCGAACAGGTGGCGGAGATGCGGGTTCATCTTTCCCACATTGTTCATGGTCATTCGGTCAATCATCGATCATTATCTTTTCAATATTTAAAAGCAACCATGCCCCATGGTGGAGAGCCATCCGTATTGTCAACCAGATCTGGACCAGAAAACGATCCTTACAATTGA
- a CDS encoding DegT/DnrJ/EryC1/StrS family aminotransferase, whose protein sequence is MFFPPQPRYRIYSRLKDYFWILRDSWLGQRLIGDDTGRLEAVVRQALNTPHAQCLPMARTGIFLAVRALIKPGQKVILSPYTISEVVNMVICAGGIPCFADLDRETCNINPEEIRQLIDKDTGAILITHFHGLACDMEPILELCKTHNLPLIEDAAQAYGTRYKGQAVGTFGDAGLFSLGMYKYLNCFYGGLLTTPHAHLAERVRQELASTSWESMARFRSRVAKGLITDLATWPPLFYLFTYWVFRYGHLNQVKAINDAVVGIDLQPVMFTTIPPEYLCRMTPMQARLILDQLDLFTGHNERRLHMARMYHEGLRDVRQVRLPPLRLDGSHTYLHYPIQVSDRSELLRHMMRVGRDVREQHTRNCADLPCFAPFARDCPNARQLAREIIVLPTYPRYPDSEVMKNIEAIRNYYKMNN, encoded by the coding sequence ATGTTCTTCCCCCCACAGCCACGCTACCGCATCTATTCACGGTTGAAGGATTATTTCTGGATTTTGCGTGACTCATGGCTTGGTCAACGCCTGATCGGTGATGACACCGGACGACTGGAGGCGGTCGTGCGTCAGGCATTGAATACCCCGCATGCTCAATGCCTGCCCATGGCTCGTACCGGTATATTTCTGGCCGTGCGTGCCCTGATCAAACCCGGGCAAAAGGTCATCTTGTCACCCTACACCATATCCGAAGTGGTCAATATGGTGATTTGTGCCGGTGGCATTCCCTGTTTTGCCGACCTGGACCGAGAAACCTGCAATATCAATCCAGAAGAAATTCGCCAATTGATTGATAAGGATACCGGAGCGATCCTGATTACTCACTTCCATGGACTCGCCTGTGACATGGAGCCAATCCTGGAACTGTGCAAGACGCACAATCTGCCTCTCATCGAAGATGCGGCACAGGCCTACGGAACCCGATATAAAGGTCAGGCCGTAGGCACCTTCGGGGATGCCGGTCTGTTCAGCCTGGGCATGTATAAATACCTCAACTGCTTCTATGGTGGCCTGCTGACTACACCCCATGCTCATCTTGCTGAAAGAGTCCGCCAGGAACTCGCTTCGACATCCTGGGAAAGCATGGCCCGTTTCCGTAGCCGGGTTGCCAAAGGGCTGATCACGGACCTGGCCACTTGGCCGCCACTGTTTTATTTATTCACTTATTGGGTTTTTCGTTACGGTCACCTCAACCAAGTCAAGGCCATCAACGATGCGGTTGTCGGGATTGACCTGCAACCCGTCATGTTCACCACCATTCCCCCGGAATATCTGTGCCGCATGACTCCCATGCAGGCACGCCTGATCCTCGACCAGTTGGATCTGTTCACCGGTCACAATGAGCGACGCCTGCATATGGCACGTATGTATCACGAAGGGCTGCGAGACGTTCGACAAGTGCGTCTCCCACCTCTGCGCCTGGATGGCTCTCATACCTACCTGCATTATCCCATTCAGGTCTCGGACAGAAGCGAGCTGTTGCGACATATGATGCGGGTGGGTCGTGATGTCCGGGAGCAACATACACGCAATTGTGCAGATTTGCCCTGTTTTGCCCCCTTTGCCAGGGATTGCCCCAATGCCCGACAATTGGCCAGGGAGATCATCGTCCTGCCAACCTATCCCCGCTATCCGGATTCGGAAGTCATGAAAAACATTGAAGCCATTCGCAATTATTATAAAATGAACAATTGA
- a CDS encoding radical SAM protein: MNVRLMLVQPAWSDIHGSFSRIARNQAFVPPIGITMLASIARDAGFSVAILDAEVAGLSDVDVVERILREKPTVVGLSATTPIYHKARLIAEGLKRQQPDIRTIIGGPHISLLGAEAFFDCFDLAVLGEAELMFADLLRGLAREDGSVATIPGVMYRQGGQIVDNGWGPTPHELDALPFPAWDLLEDRYRTQVPDKGYVRYATLLYTRGCPFKCSFCAAMLLEGRTLRCRSPQNVVAEMQMLQERFDIHHFCFNDSTLTLRKRNVVELAELLLEKGMKVTWEGWTRANLIDMELLTLMKRAGMVRISFGIESGSPRVLKLIRKEVSHDEMRKAFRMAKDVGMEVTCSAMMGHPGETEADVWETVRLIRSIPEISYSPLSIAVPYPGTELMEMAKEGRHGLKLVTTDYSKYSRYEGGVMEVNGMSPEYLSRLQKRALIWMHLTPNKFIGIIKRFGFLALLETILPFRKK, translated from the coding sequence ATGAATGTACGATTGATGCTGGTGCAACCTGCATGGAGTGATATCCATGGCTCTTTTTCCAGGATAGCCAGAAACCAGGCCTTTGTGCCACCCATCGGGATCACCATGCTGGCCAGTATTGCCCGGGATGCGGGATTTTCGGTAGCGATTCTGGATGCTGAAGTGGCCGGATTGAGCGACGTTGACGTTGTCGAGAGGATTTTGCGCGAAAAACCCACGGTTGTTGGGTTGAGTGCCACCACGCCCATCTATCACAAAGCCCGATTGATCGCCGAGGGATTGAAGCGCCAACAGCCCGATATCAGGACAATAATTGGTGGTCCCCATATCAGCTTGTTGGGTGCTGAAGCTTTTTTTGACTGTTTTGATCTGGCCGTGCTGGGTGAGGCGGAGTTGATGTTTGCTGATTTGCTCCGGGGGCTTGCCAGGGAAGATGGTTCCGTCGCGACCATTCCTGGCGTCATGTATCGGCAAGGGGGACAGATTGTCGATAATGGCTGGGGTCCGACGCCCCATGAACTGGATGCTTTACCTTTTCCGGCCTGGGATCTGCTGGAGGATCGTTACCGGACTCAGGTTCCAGACAAGGGGTATGTTCGCTATGCCACCCTGCTCTATACGCGGGGCTGTCCTTTCAAGTGTTCATTCTGTGCGGCCATGCTTTTGGAAGGTCGCACACTGCGTTGCCGCTCGCCCCAAAATGTGGTGGCGGAAATGCAAATGTTGCAGGAACGTTTTGACATTCACCATTTCTGTTTCAATGATTCCACATTGACCTTGAGAAAGAGAAATGTTGTTGAGCTTGCCGAGTTGCTGCTCGAAAAGGGCATGAAAGTGACCTGGGAGGGATGGACCCGGGCCAACCTTATCGATATGGAACTGCTGACGCTCATGAAACGTGCCGGCATGGTGCGCATCAGCTTTGGTATCGAGAGTGGCAGCCCCCGGGTTTTGAAGCTGATTCGCAAGGAAGTCAGCCATGATGAAATGCGTAAGGCCTTCCGGATGGCCAAGGATGTGGGCATGGAAGTGACCTGTTCGGCCATGATGGGGCACCCGGGTGAGACCGAAGCGGATGTCTGGGAAACAGTGCGTCTGATTCGCAGCATACCCGAAATTTCTTATTCGCCACTCTCCATTGCTGTTCCCTATCCCGGAACCGAGTTGATGGAGATGGCTAAAGAAGGGCGGCATGGCCTGAAACTTGTCACGACGGATTACAGTAAATATTCACGTTATGAAGGTGGAGTCATGGAGGTCAATGGCATGAGTCCTGAGTATTTGAGCCGGCTGCAAAAACGTGCCTTGATCTGGATGCATTTGACTCCGAATAAATTTATTGGTATCATCAAGAGGTTTGGGTTTTTGGCTCTTCTTGAGACAATTCTACCGTTCCGAAAGAAATGA